One part of the Salmo salar chromosome ssa10, Ssal_v3.1, whole genome shotgun sequence genome encodes these proteins:
- the LOC106560435 gene encoding histone-binding protein N1/N2 isoform X4, which yields MRLLLQGYLQPLHRKSMEEKSCSSSAVAADSSVDVMAEAKKLIGAGNRHLVMGDVVSAVNVFQEACGMLAERYGDTADECGEAFFLCGKSLLELARMENTVLGDALEGVPEGSSEEGEKQENSKFESADNLDEETRDELRMQVYDAMAEKETTHREDGATEPKGKMETTEEGAAKSPVKNGNEHFEPPVNGVEKTPEGKAEGVKTEEQNGNGKEVEEKMEEEGEGRLDDDDDEGEGTAEDKESEEEVGNLQLAWEMLEVAKVIYKRKANEADQLMAAQAYLKLGEVGAESGNYPAAVEDFQDCLALQMKHLPPHSRLLAETHYQLGMTYCYTGQYSQAIQHYSSSVKVIEGRLAMLQEVLDKGENGAEGKTELEELKLLLPDIAEKVEDAKESQRTAGSASVAIQQTLAGASTSSAFPASAEKSGPSAFEASQIAVTSAADGVSTNTALDISHLVRKKPAKPSSDSSV from the exons CTCAGTCGACGTGATGGCTGAGGCAAAGAAATTGATTGGTGCCGGGAACAGGCATCTGGTGATGGGTGACGTAGTTTCTGCAGTCAACGTGTTCCAGGAGGCTTGCGGCATGTT GGCTGAGCGTTATGGGGACACCGCAGATGAGTGTGGAGAGGCCTTCTTCCTGTGTGGGAAGTCTCTGCTGGAGCTTGCCAG GATGGAGAACACGGTCCTGGGTGATGCTCTGGAGGGAGTCCCTGAGGGGTCATCTGAAGAGGGGGAGAAGCAGGAGAACTCCAAGTTTGAGAGCGCTGACAACTTGGATG AGGAAACAAGGGACGAGCTTCGAATGCAGGTCTATGACGCAATGGCCGAGAAGGAAACCACTCATAGGGAAGATGGGGCAACTGAGCCAAAGGGGAAGATGGAAACAACAGAAGAGGGTGCTGCCAAGTCTCCTGTCAAGAACGGGAATGAGCATTTCGAACCTCCTGTGAATGGGGTGGAGAAGACTCCTGAAGGGAAAGCGGAAGGTGTGAAGACTGAAGAACAGAATGGAAATGGCAAAGAAGTTGAGGAAAagatggaggaagagggtgaAGGTAGACTTG atgatgatgatgatgaaggggaAGGCACTGCTGAAGACAAG GAGAGTGAAGAGGAAGTAGGTAACCTGCAGCTTGCCTGGGAGATGCTGGAAGTTGCCAAGGTCATCTATAAAAG GAAGGCGAATGAGGCGGACCAGTTGATGGCAGCTCAGGCCTATCTAAAGCTGGGAGAAGTTGGTGCTGAATCTG GTAACTACCCTGCAGCGGTGGAGGACTTCCAGGACTGCCTGGCCCTGCAGATGAAGCACCTGCCCCCCCACAGCCGCCTGCTGGCTGAGACTCACTACCAGCTGGGAATGACTTACTGCTACACAGGCCAGTACAGCCAGGCCATCCAGCACTACAGCAGCTCTGTCAAGGTCATTGAGGGCCGCCTGG CCATGCTCCAGGAGGTGCTCGACAAGGGTGAGAATGGCGCTGAGGGGAAGACTGAGCTGGAGGAGCTGAAACTGCTGCTGCCTGACATTGCTGAGAAGGTGGAGGACGCCAAGGAGAGTCAGAGGACAGCAGGATCAGCCTCCGTGGCCATACAACAGACCCTG GCTGGGGCCTCTACTTCATCAGCATTCCCAGCTTCAGCAGAAAAAAGTGGACCATCAGCATTTGAAGCCAGTCAG ATCGCTGTCACGTCAGCAGCTGATGGTGTGTCCACCAACACCGCATTAGACATTTCCCACCTGGTCAGGAAAAAG CCCGCCAAGCCGTCCTCTGACTCTTCTGTGTGA
- the LOC106560435 gene encoding histone-binding protein N1/N2 isoform X2, giving the protein MPEETAAASNSASMEEKSCSSSAVAADSSVDVMAEAKKLIGAGNRHLVMGDVVSAVNVFQEACGMLAERYGDTADECGEAFFLCGKSLLELARMENTVLGDALEGVPEGSSEEGEKQENSKFESADNLDEETRDELRMQVYDAMAEKETTHREDGATEPKGKMETTEEGAAKSPVKNGNEHFEPPVNGVEKTPEGKAEGVKTEEQNGNGKEVEEKMEEEGEGRLDDDDDEGEGTAEDKESEEEVGNLQLAWEMLEVAKVIYKRKANEADQLMAAQAYLKLGEVGAESGNYPAAVEDFQDCLALQMKHLPPHSRLLAETHYQLGMTYCYTGQYSQAIQHYSSSVKVIEGRLAMLQEVLDKGENGAEGKTELEELKLLLPDIAEKVEDAKESQRTAGSASVAIQQTLAGASTSSAFPASAEKSGPSAFEASQIAVTSAADGVSTNTALDISHLVRKKRKMEESPIKDTDAKKNKQETTVNGSGDSGSASNEVQEKGAQEPAKPSSDSSV; this is encoded by the exons CTCAGTCGACGTGATGGCTGAGGCAAAGAAATTGATTGGTGCCGGGAACAGGCATCTGGTGATGGGTGACGTAGTTTCTGCAGTCAACGTGTTCCAGGAGGCTTGCGGCATGTT GGCTGAGCGTTATGGGGACACCGCAGATGAGTGTGGAGAGGCCTTCTTCCTGTGTGGGAAGTCTCTGCTGGAGCTTGCCAG GATGGAGAACACGGTCCTGGGTGATGCTCTGGAGGGAGTCCCTGAGGGGTCATCTGAAGAGGGGGAGAAGCAGGAGAACTCCAAGTTTGAGAGCGCTGACAACTTGGATG AGGAAACAAGGGACGAGCTTCGAATGCAGGTCTATGACGCAATGGCCGAGAAGGAAACCACTCATAGGGAAGATGGGGCAACTGAGCCAAAGGGGAAGATGGAAACAACAGAAGAGGGTGCTGCCAAGTCTCCTGTCAAGAACGGGAATGAGCATTTCGAACCTCCTGTGAATGGGGTGGAGAAGACTCCTGAAGGGAAAGCGGAAGGTGTGAAGACTGAAGAACAGAATGGAAATGGCAAAGAAGTTGAGGAAAagatggaggaagagggtgaAGGTAGACTTG atgatgatgatgatgaaggggaAGGCACTGCTGAAGACAAG GAGAGTGAAGAGGAAGTAGGTAACCTGCAGCTTGCCTGGGAGATGCTGGAAGTTGCCAAGGTCATCTATAAAAG GAAGGCGAATGAGGCGGACCAGTTGATGGCAGCTCAGGCCTATCTAAAGCTGGGAGAAGTTGGTGCTGAATCTG GTAACTACCCTGCAGCGGTGGAGGACTTCCAGGACTGCCTGGCCCTGCAGATGAAGCACCTGCCCCCCCACAGCCGCCTGCTGGCTGAGACTCACTACCAGCTGGGAATGACTTACTGCTACACAGGCCAGTACAGCCAGGCCATCCAGCACTACAGCAGCTCTGTCAAGGTCATTGAGGGCCGCCTGG CCATGCTCCAGGAGGTGCTCGACAAGGGTGAGAATGGCGCTGAGGGGAAGACTGAGCTGGAGGAGCTGAAACTGCTGCTGCCTGACATTGCTGAGAAGGTGGAGGACGCCAAGGAGAGTCAGAGGACAGCAGGATCAGCCTCCGTGGCCATACAACAGACCCTG GCTGGGGCCTCTACTTCATCAGCATTCCCAGCTTCAGCAGAAAAAAGTGGACCATCAGCATTTGAAGCCAGTCAG ATCGCTGTCACGTCAGCAGCTGATGGTGTGTCCACCAACACCGCATTAGACATTTCCCACCTGGTCAGGAAAAAG AGGAAAATGGAGGAGAGCCCCATAAAGGACACAGATGCTAAAAAGAACAAGCAGGAAACTACAGTTAATGGCAGCGGTGACTCCGGCTCTGCCAGCAACGAAGTCCAGGAGAAAGGGGCACAGGAG CCCGCCAAGCCGTCCTCTGACTCTTCTGTGTGA
- the LOC106560435 gene encoding histone-binding protein N1/N2 isoform X1, producing MRLLLQGYLQPLHRKSMEEKSCSSSAVAADSSVDVMAEAKKLIGAGNRHLVMGDVVSAVNVFQEACGMLAERYGDTADECGEAFFLCGKSLLELARMENTVLGDALEGVPEGSSEEGEKQENSKFESADNLDEETRDELRMQVYDAMAEKETTHREDGATEPKGKMETTEEGAAKSPVKNGNEHFEPPVNGVEKTPEGKAEGVKTEEQNGNGKEVEEKMEEEGEGRLDDDDDEGEGTAEDKESEEEVGNLQLAWEMLEVAKVIYKRKANEADQLMAAQAYLKLGEVGAESGNYPAAVEDFQDCLALQMKHLPPHSRLLAETHYQLGMTYCYTGQYSQAIQHYSSSVKVIEGRLAMLQEVLDKGENGAEGKTELEELKLLLPDIAEKVEDAKESQRTAGSASVAIQQTLAGASTSSAFPASAEKSGPSAFEASQIAVTSAADGVSTNTALDISHLVRKKRKMEESPIKDTDAKKNKQETTVNGSGDSGSASNEVQEKGAQEPAKPSSDSSV from the exons CTCAGTCGACGTGATGGCTGAGGCAAAGAAATTGATTGGTGCCGGGAACAGGCATCTGGTGATGGGTGACGTAGTTTCTGCAGTCAACGTGTTCCAGGAGGCTTGCGGCATGTT GGCTGAGCGTTATGGGGACACCGCAGATGAGTGTGGAGAGGCCTTCTTCCTGTGTGGGAAGTCTCTGCTGGAGCTTGCCAG GATGGAGAACACGGTCCTGGGTGATGCTCTGGAGGGAGTCCCTGAGGGGTCATCTGAAGAGGGGGAGAAGCAGGAGAACTCCAAGTTTGAGAGCGCTGACAACTTGGATG AGGAAACAAGGGACGAGCTTCGAATGCAGGTCTATGACGCAATGGCCGAGAAGGAAACCACTCATAGGGAAGATGGGGCAACTGAGCCAAAGGGGAAGATGGAAACAACAGAAGAGGGTGCTGCCAAGTCTCCTGTCAAGAACGGGAATGAGCATTTCGAACCTCCTGTGAATGGGGTGGAGAAGACTCCTGAAGGGAAAGCGGAAGGTGTGAAGACTGAAGAACAGAATGGAAATGGCAAAGAAGTTGAGGAAAagatggaggaagagggtgaAGGTAGACTTG atgatgatgatgatgaaggggaAGGCACTGCTGAAGACAAG GAGAGTGAAGAGGAAGTAGGTAACCTGCAGCTTGCCTGGGAGATGCTGGAAGTTGCCAAGGTCATCTATAAAAG GAAGGCGAATGAGGCGGACCAGTTGATGGCAGCTCAGGCCTATCTAAAGCTGGGAGAAGTTGGTGCTGAATCTG GTAACTACCCTGCAGCGGTGGAGGACTTCCAGGACTGCCTGGCCCTGCAGATGAAGCACCTGCCCCCCCACAGCCGCCTGCTGGCTGAGACTCACTACCAGCTGGGAATGACTTACTGCTACACAGGCCAGTACAGCCAGGCCATCCAGCACTACAGCAGCTCTGTCAAGGTCATTGAGGGCCGCCTGG CCATGCTCCAGGAGGTGCTCGACAAGGGTGAGAATGGCGCTGAGGGGAAGACTGAGCTGGAGGAGCTGAAACTGCTGCTGCCTGACATTGCTGAGAAGGTGGAGGACGCCAAGGAGAGTCAGAGGACAGCAGGATCAGCCTCCGTGGCCATACAACAGACCCTG GCTGGGGCCTCTACTTCATCAGCATTCCCAGCTTCAGCAGAAAAAAGTGGACCATCAGCATTTGAAGCCAGTCAG ATCGCTGTCACGTCAGCAGCTGATGGTGTGTCCACCAACACCGCATTAGACATTTCCCACCTGGTCAGGAAAAAG AGGAAAATGGAGGAGAGCCCCATAAAGGACACAGATGCTAAAAAGAACAAGCAGGAAACTACAGTTAATGGCAGCGGTGACTCCGGCTCTGCCAGCAACGAAGTCCAGGAGAAAGGGGCACAGGAG CCCGCCAAGCCGTCCTCTGACTCTTCTGTGTGA
- the LOC106560435 gene encoding histone-binding protein N1/N2 isoform X3 — MRLLLQGYLQPLHRKSMEEKSCSSSAVAADSSVDVMAEAKKLIGAGNRHLVMGDVVSAVNVFQEACGMLAERYGDTADECGEAFFLCGKSLLELARMENTVLGDALEGVPEGSSEEGEKQENSKFESADNLDEETRDELRMQVYDAMAEKETTHREDGATEPKGKMETTEEGAAKSPVKNGNEHFEPPVNGVEKTPEGKAEGVKTEEQNGNGKEVEEKMEEEGEDDDDDEGEGTAEDKESEEEVGNLQLAWEMLEVAKVIYKRKANEADQLMAAQAYLKLGEVGAESGNYPAAVEDFQDCLALQMKHLPPHSRLLAETHYQLGMTYCYTGQYSQAIQHYSSSVKVIEGRLAMLQEVLDKGENGAEGKTELEELKLLLPDIAEKVEDAKESQRTAGSASVAIQQTLAGASTSSAFPASAEKSGPSAFEASQIAVTSAADGVSTNTALDISHLVRKKRKMEESPIKDTDAKKNKQETTVNGSGDSGSASNEVQEKGAQEPAKPSSDSSV; from the exons CTCAGTCGACGTGATGGCTGAGGCAAAGAAATTGATTGGTGCCGGGAACAGGCATCTGGTGATGGGTGACGTAGTTTCTGCAGTCAACGTGTTCCAGGAGGCTTGCGGCATGTT GGCTGAGCGTTATGGGGACACCGCAGATGAGTGTGGAGAGGCCTTCTTCCTGTGTGGGAAGTCTCTGCTGGAGCTTGCCAG GATGGAGAACACGGTCCTGGGTGATGCTCTGGAGGGAGTCCCTGAGGGGTCATCTGAAGAGGGGGAGAAGCAGGAGAACTCCAAGTTTGAGAGCGCTGACAACTTGGATG AGGAAACAAGGGACGAGCTTCGAATGCAGGTCTATGACGCAATGGCCGAGAAGGAAACCACTCATAGGGAAGATGGGGCAACTGAGCCAAAGGGGAAGATGGAAACAACAGAAGAGGGTGCTGCCAAGTCTCCTGTCAAGAACGGGAATGAGCATTTCGAACCTCCTGTGAATGGGGTGGAGAAGACTCCTGAAGGGAAAGCGGAAGGTGTGAAGACTGAAGAACAGAATGGAAATGGCAAAGAAGTTGAGGAAAagatggaggaagagggtgaAG atgatgatgatgatgaaggggaAGGCACTGCTGAAGACAAG GAGAGTGAAGAGGAAGTAGGTAACCTGCAGCTTGCCTGGGAGATGCTGGAAGTTGCCAAGGTCATCTATAAAAG GAAGGCGAATGAGGCGGACCAGTTGATGGCAGCTCAGGCCTATCTAAAGCTGGGAGAAGTTGGTGCTGAATCTG GTAACTACCCTGCAGCGGTGGAGGACTTCCAGGACTGCCTGGCCCTGCAGATGAAGCACCTGCCCCCCCACAGCCGCCTGCTGGCTGAGACTCACTACCAGCTGGGAATGACTTACTGCTACACAGGCCAGTACAGCCAGGCCATCCAGCACTACAGCAGCTCTGTCAAGGTCATTGAGGGCCGCCTGG CCATGCTCCAGGAGGTGCTCGACAAGGGTGAGAATGGCGCTGAGGGGAAGACTGAGCTGGAGGAGCTGAAACTGCTGCTGCCTGACATTGCTGAGAAGGTGGAGGACGCCAAGGAGAGTCAGAGGACAGCAGGATCAGCCTCCGTGGCCATACAACAGACCCTG GCTGGGGCCTCTACTTCATCAGCATTCCCAGCTTCAGCAGAAAAAAGTGGACCATCAGCATTTGAAGCCAGTCAG ATCGCTGTCACGTCAGCAGCTGATGGTGTGTCCACCAACACCGCATTAGACATTTCCCACCTGGTCAGGAAAAAG AGGAAAATGGAGGAGAGCCCCATAAAGGACACAGATGCTAAAAAGAACAAGCAGGAAACTACAGTTAATGGCAGCGGTGACTCCGGCTCTGCCAGCAACGAAGTCCAGGAGAAAGGGGCACAGGAG CCCGCCAAGCCGTCCTCTGACTCTTCTGTGTGA
- the LOC106560435 gene encoding histone-binding protein N1/N2 isoform X5, whose translation MRLLLQGYLQPLHRKSMEEKSCSSSAVAADSSVDVMAEAKKLIGAGNRHLVMGDVVSAVNVFQEACGMLAERYGDTADECGEAFFLCGKSLLELARMENTVLGDALEGVPEGSSEEGEKQENSKFESADNLDDDDDDEGEGTAEDKESEEEVGNLQLAWEMLEVAKVIYKRKANEADQLMAAQAYLKLGEVGAESGNYPAAVEDFQDCLALQMKHLPPHSRLLAETHYQLGMTYCYTGQYSQAIQHYSSSVKVIEGRLAMLQEVLDKGENGAEGKTELEELKLLLPDIAEKVEDAKESQRTAGSASVAIQQTLAGASTSSAFPASAEKSGPSAFEASQIAVTSAADGVSTNTALDISHLVRKKRKMEESPIKDTDAKKNKQETTVNGSGDSGSASNEVQEKGAQEPAKPSSDSSV comes from the exons CTCAGTCGACGTGATGGCTGAGGCAAAGAAATTGATTGGTGCCGGGAACAGGCATCTGGTGATGGGTGACGTAGTTTCTGCAGTCAACGTGTTCCAGGAGGCTTGCGGCATGTT GGCTGAGCGTTATGGGGACACCGCAGATGAGTGTGGAGAGGCCTTCTTCCTGTGTGGGAAGTCTCTGCTGGAGCTTGCCAG GATGGAGAACACGGTCCTGGGTGATGCTCTGGAGGGAGTCCCTGAGGGGTCATCTGAAGAGGGGGAGAAGCAGGAGAACTCCAAGTTTGAGAGCGCTGACAACTTGGATG atgatgatgatgatgaaggggaAGGCACTGCTGAAGACAAG GAGAGTGAAGAGGAAGTAGGTAACCTGCAGCTTGCCTGGGAGATGCTGGAAGTTGCCAAGGTCATCTATAAAAG GAAGGCGAATGAGGCGGACCAGTTGATGGCAGCTCAGGCCTATCTAAAGCTGGGAGAAGTTGGTGCTGAATCTG GTAACTACCCTGCAGCGGTGGAGGACTTCCAGGACTGCCTGGCCCTGCAGATGAAGCACCTGCCCCCCCACAGCCGCCTGCTGGCTGAGACTCACTACCAGCTGGGAATGACTTACTGCTACACAGGCCAGTACAGCCAGGCCATCCAGCACTACAGCAGCTCTGTCAAGGTCATTGAGGGCCGCCTGG CCATGCTCCAGGAGGTGCTCGACAAGGGTGAGAATGGCGCTGAGGGGAAGACTGAGCTGGAGGAGCTGAAACTGCTGCTGCCTGACATTGCTGAGAAGGTGGAGGACGCCAAGGAGAGTCAGAGGACAGCAGGATCAGCCTCCGTGGCCATACAACAGACCCTG GCTGGGGCCTCTACTTCATCAGCATTCCCAGCTTCAGCAGAAAAAAGTGGACCATCAGCATTTGAAGCCAGTCAG ATCGCTGTCACGTCAGCAGCTGATGGTGTGTCCACCAACACCGCATTAGACATTTCCCACCTGGTCAGGAAAAAG AGGAAAATGGAGGAGAGCCCCATAAAGGACACAGATGCTAAAAAGAACAAGCAGGAAACTACAGTTAATGGCAGCGGTGACTCCGGCTCTGCCAGCAACGAAGTCCAGGAGAAAGGGGCACAGGAG CCCGCCAAGCCGTCCTCTGACTCTTCTGTGTGA